In Candidatus Wallbacteria bacterium, a single window of DNA contains:
- a CDS encoding biotin transporter BioY, producing MNFWNGRTIVFCGLSAACISVLSPLSLPVPGSPVPVSLQTLALSGNAILFGRLAVLPVLIYLLAGLIGLPVFAGFNGGPAALFGPTGGFLLGFIPFNAFLGWRWSNREPSRLEALLLLLMAHLILYLPGLLWLKLYLSVDIPRVLALGMLPFLPGDFLKIALTVANHTVFIRVKRRFFS from the coding sequence ATGAATTTTTGGAACGGTAGAACAATTGTTTTCTGCGGACTTTCCGCTGCTTGCATTTCAGTACTCTCTCCGCTGTCGCTTCCTGTGCCTGGTTCGCCCGTGCCTGTGAGTCTACAGACCCTGGCCCTGTCCGGCAATGCAATCCTCTTCGGCCGCCTGGCAGTGTTACCGGTGCTGATCTATCTGCTGGCCGGCTTGATTGGATTGCCTGTTTTCGCGGGATTCAACGGCGGTCCGGCCGCCCTGTTCGGGCCTACCGGTGGCTTCCTGCTGGGTTTCATCCCGTTCAACGCTTTTCTGGGCTGGCGCTGGTCAAACCGTGAGCCTTCACGCCTGGAAGCACTCCTGTTGCTGCTGATGGCACATCTGATCCTTTATCTGCCTGGACTGCTCTGGCTCAAATTGTACCTGAGCGTCGACATTCCCAGAGTCCTGGCACTGGGAATGCTGCCATTTCTTCCTGGAGACTTTCTCAAGATCGCTTTGACCGTAGCAAACCATACAGTCTTCATCCGGGTGAAGCGGAGATTCTTCTCATGA